From a region of the Zingiber officinale cultivar Zhangliang chromosome 10B, Zo_v1.1, whole genome shotgun sequence genome:
- the LOC122029673 gene encoding uncharacterized protein LOC122029673 yields MASTALLSAPPAAAPAASVPAPKQRVATVHVAAVPLRAAKGPAQTLLSAAYSVGVWQLQHFVVIIRPDPSQSQVVAFDFQPQDPENFYALLAVLTQKHMPGVVLRRSLRRLPNTRCWFIGFADSDDAVDEADRFSKSWSTELIVGEHDCRHFANGLVECLTGERHVLSYLQTISQ; encoded by the exons ATGGCTTCCACCGCTCTCCTCTCAGCTCCTCCGGCAGCAGCGCCGGCTGCGTCCGTTCCAGCTCCTAAGCAGCGCGTAGCCACGGTGCATGTGGCTGCGGTGCCCCTGAGGGCCGCCAAAGGCCCTGCCCAGACGCTGCTGTCCGCCGCCTACTCTGTGGGCGTCTGGCAGCTGCAGCACTTCGTCGTCATCATCCGGCCAGATCCATCTCAGTCCCAG GTGGTTGCCTTTGATTTTCAGCCTCAAGATCCCGAGAACTTCTATGCATTACTAGCTGTCTTAACTCAGAAGCACATGCCCG GAGTTGTTCTAAGAAGGAGCTTGCGAAGATTACCCAACACGAGGTGCTGGTTTATTGGATTCGCTGACTCTGATGATGCTGTAGATGAGGCTGACAGATTCAGTAAAAGCTGGTCGACTGAGCTGATTGTTGGAGAGCACGACTGTCGCCATTTTGCAAACG GATTGGTTGAATGCCTGACCGGCGAGCGACATGTTTTGAGCTATCTTCAAACAATCTCCCAGTAG
- the LOC122029672 gene encoding putative serine/threonine-protein kinase: MSCSCFGASLSRKKHLNPSAREQNVLSSEKNIRLFSYLELKLATNNFHPSNKIGRGGFGTVYKGTLRNGVVVATKVLSAESRQGVREFLTEIDVISNVKHPNLVELIGCCVEGANRILVYEFVENGSLVRAVLGPISEATKLNWQIRSEICLGIAKGIAHLHEVLVPPIVHRDIKPSNILLDSNFVPKIGDFGVAKLFPDNITHISTRVAGTTGYLAPEYALQGQLTKKADIYSFGVVLLEIISGRSNSRSFSERGKPLLEWVWKLFEDKRVIEIVDPALKDYPHEEVLRYIKVALFCTQAASVRRPTMLQVVDMLSKPVQLNDKEITQPGYMEDSGKFVKGSGPTTSTSSQSKFSTSIDTTIPFSLSQATCTEISPR; encoded by the exons ATGAGTTGTTCCTGTTTTGGTGCTTCATTGTCCCGGAAAAAGCATCTTAATCCTTCTGCAAGGGAACAAAATG TGCTTTCATCAGAAAAGAATATAAGACTTTTCTCTTATCTTGAGCTTAAATTAGCAACAAACAATTTCCATCCAAGCAACAAAATTGGCCGGGGTGGTTTTGGAACAGTATACAAG GGAACCCTTAGGAATGGAGTAGTTGTTGCAACAAAGGTACTTTCTGCAGAATCACGTCAAGGAGTTAGAGAGTTCTTGACTGAGATTGACGTTATCTCCAATGTCAAGCATCCAAACCTTGTTGAGCTTATTGGTTGCTGTGTTGAAGGCGCCAATCGCATCTTAGTATACGAGTTTGTGGAAAATGGTAGCCTAGTCCGTGCAGTACTAG GTCCAATCAGTGAAGCGACTAAGCTGAACTGGCAGATCAGATCTGAGATTTGTTTGGGTATTGCCAAGGGAATTGCACATCTTCATGAGGTTCTTGTACCACCAATTGTTCACAGGGACATCAAACCTAGCAATATTCTTCTTGACAGCAATTTTGTCCCCAAGATTGGAGATTTTGGTGTAGCTAAGTTATTTCCTGACAATATTACCCACATCAGCACCCGTGTAGCTGGAACAAC TGGCTACTTGGCACCTGAATATGCTTTGCAAGGCCAATTGACAAAGAAAGCAGACATTTATAGCTTTGGTGTTGTCCTTTTGGAAATAATTAGTGGCAGAAGCAACTCGAGGTCATTTTCAGAAAGAGGAAAACCACTTTTGGAATGG GTATGGAAGCTGTTTGAGGATAAGAGGGTAATTGAGATTGTAGATCCTGCTCTGAAAGACTACCCCCATGAAGAAGTTTTAAGGTATATCAAAGTTGCTCTTTTCTGCACACAAGCTGCAAGTGTGCGTCGGCCGACCATGCTCCAAGTTGTTGACATGCTATCGAAGCCAGTACAGCTCAATGATAAAGAAATTACCCAGCCTGGTTACATGGAAGACTCTGGCAAATTTGTCAAAGGTTCAGGTCCAACAACTTCCACGAGTTCTCAGTCGAAATTTTCCACAAGCATCGACACAACCATCCCATTCTCCTTGAGTCAGGCTACTTGTACTGAAATTTCTCCAAGGTGA